Within the Oncorhynchus clarkii lewisi isolate Uvic-CL-2024 chromosome 2, UVic_Ocla_1.0, whole genome shotgun sequence genome, the region CCATAAAGCTACCGTTACTGGCTCTGTAGACTCCCATACATAAAGCTACTGTCTCTGTATACTCCCATACATAAAGCTACTGTCTCTGTAGACTCACATACATAAAGCTACCGTTACTGGCTCTGTAGACTCTCATACATAAAGCTACCGTTACTGTCTCTGTAGACTCCCATACATAAAGCTACCGTTACTGGCTCTGTAGACTCCCATACATAAAGCTACTGTCTCTGTAGACTCCCATACATAAAGCTACCGTTACTGTCTCTGTAGACTCTCATACATAAAGCTACCGTTACTGTCTCTGTAGACTCCCATACATAAAGCTACCGTTACTGGCTCTGTAGACTCCTATACATAATGCTACCGTTACCGTCTCTGTAGACTCTCATACATAAAGCTACCGTTACTGGCTCTGTAGACTCCCATACATAAAGCTACCGTTACTGGCTCTGTAGACTCCCATACATAATGCTAACGTTACCGTCTCTGTAGACTCTCATACATAAAGCTACCGTTACTGGCTCTGTAGACTCCCATACATAAAGCTACCGTTACTGGCTCTGTAGACTCCCATACATAATGCTACCGTTACTGTCTCTGTAGACTCCCATACATAAAGCTACCGTTACAGGCTCTGTAGACTCCCATGCATAAAGCTACTGTCTCTGTAGACTCCTATACATAAAGCTACCGTCTCTGTAGACCCTCATACATAAAGCTACTGACTCTGTAGACCCTCATACATAAAGCTACTGACTCTGTAGACTCCCATACATAAAGCTACCTTTTACTGTCTCTGCAGACTCCTATACAAATCTGAAGTAACCAATTAAACTTTACTTTGCTAGATTAATCATCCAATAACAGACCGTGTTGTTCCTTTTTTCCATTTCCattgcatgccctaatgaacatgaccaatGCTGCAGCAGTTCAAATAATGCAACGTCGACCATTAATATAGttatttaacccccccccccggtTATTGTTACAGTTAACAGTGCCACCTTGGCGGTCAATCTGATTGGCTGCCTGGCGTGGATGTGCGGCGGGGGTGGAGCCACTAACTTTGGCATGGCCATTCTGTGGCTCATCCTGTTCACCCCCTGTTCCTACGTGTGCTGGTTCAGACCCATCTACAAGGCCTTCAAGTAAGTACATCCTTCTTTCTGACACCTGGGGTGCGTTCATTTCGGTTCAACATTTTGCCAAAGTTTGGTCGTTCAGTAACAGTACCGATTCCATTGAAATAAATGTTGAACACCGTTCTGTCTTACTCAACGCACGCACCCTTATGTTACGTTATACTGTCATGGATGAGGCGGAGAGAAGTGATTAAAGTTAACGTACGGTACGTACGTACGTTAACTTTAATCACTTCTCTCCGCCTCATCCATGACAGTGATGGGGCAACAACGTAGCTCATACATCTGGAGTCCACTTCTGACACCGTGTGTTAAGTTCTCATGAGGCAGAGAGGACGTCAGTCAAGTTACAGTAGACCATTTCCACAGTATTTTAAATCCTGGATTTCTGACTAGATTTACATCTCTTCTCCCCCCTTTTTAGGACTGACAGCTCGTTCAACTTCATGGCGTTCTTCTTCGTGTTCATGGCCCAGGTGGTGATCAGCATCATTCAGTGTATAGGCATCCCAGGCTGGGGCGTCTGGTAAGGATGGAGCCTGGTTCAGTCTGATGAAGGCCATTGacatagggctgggcgatattgCCTAAATATCATATCATATatggtttttagtttttttttattgacgATATTTAatgtttttgattaataaaaATTCAAAATTTGCTTTATTAGTGCGTGATCCTACGGTGGCAACACATATTCTAAAttatttcaatgggtctttctccattctgattagTTTATAcagttcaattcaacttcaacctaatataatttcctgcatttccatCAAATTTAGCctttcctgcactcatttgagataatttccacactgccatGATATGGACAAAATAACTAGGCCTTATATTTAACCAAATGTTGAAATTgcgatttagatcaaaacacttgggtgaacttttGGAATGTTTAttataattctatagttagaatataaataATAGTGGGTACTTTGAATACAGTGGGTGGTTGACATGACAACGAAGGAAAATGCCATGGACGTGTTATTGTGATAGGTTAGGAACCAAAGTGATGttcagtgtttcctaggggaccctataatctttggctacattaaatctttattcatatagccaacatattcatgctttgCCTATTTCTcattgatttagaagatactgttgcacaaacaaaaTGCTGATTTAGGCCTCCACCAgcactggtatcaggctgtattagctagctacgtttgcgcTGACTCTGTACTTttatagccagctaactagcgattagcattagtggctaacaCGATTTAGCTTACCTTGCTAAGAAAATAAAAACTAGCtatttgcagatgtaagaaacacaaactaatattgtaattatagaacgcttgtggatttatattcAGATCAAATTGGTAACAACATTGATATAGtgtgtgctgcattgaccatgcagactgaacaaaagtgtctcgtggtcaagtaacaacaaatgcgctccttgagtgacagggggcgggaCTAGATCTGTTGAAgcggcgtggagagagagagagtagagagggatgaCTCGAAGTAACGGAGTAAACTTTAACAATGGACGTTACACActgcgtatcacatttaacaaaccaaacattcaaataccgccATAGAAGTTAAagtaaaacccaaaccggtccatgcatcaataccggtgtatgtagtaaaatacagtataccgCCTAGCCCTACACTGATGGCCAAAACgtcagtttaaaaaaaactaaaacagaaaCGTTTTAAATTGTTGGCGAAAGTCGTGCCTATTGGCTGTAAAAGGAATGGCCTCTAAGTCTGGTCCCTCTTAAGGTTTCTTCCTTCTAGGGAGCTTTTCCTTGCCAATGTCGGTGCTCTTTAATGGGGTCTTGGCCGGGTTAACCATTTTGTGACAACagttgatgtaaaaagggctaaaCTATTTTATTGATTGACCTGATTGTCGGCCATTGGCCTACTGTTTAATTGTATTGTTACCATTAGGGAACCCTGCCGTAGAACAGTCCTCCacttctttcttcttctccttccttcctctagTGGCTGGCTGGCTACCATCACCTTCTTTAGCACCAATATAGGCTCTGCTGTTGTCATGCTGATCCCCACCATCATGTTCACTGCCATGGCTGTCCTCTCCTTCACCGGGCTCACCAAGGTACAATATACACTTTACACTTCAGCACTAGCGATCACTTTTCTCACTCTGACTACAGTATAATGCAACTCTAGTAACTATGTGAAATGTGTGGTTCATGTTACTGTATGTCAGGGGTCCCCAACTGGCAGGATTGCGGGACAAATTTTGCCTGCGGGTGATTTAATTGGTCCCCCAAGTTTTTGTTTTTTGTCGTTGGACATAAGACtaaaaaacaccagcaaatcttTTCCAAGTGATTTAAAATGTAGGAAATCTGTAACAAATGATTCCCACAAATaatagagatatacagtatttGATTGTATACATATCTAAgtaatgattatgttttagtcaaatattatatctgtttgggcttcttgtggtcaatttgcagtctactaaTTATTTGCAATTATGTTCCGGGCCCTCTGACCATTTTTTCTAGAAAAAAAAACTGTGACCTGCGGAGGACAACTACCTGATGGGTTGCTATAGTAACAGGAGATCAGATCTTATTTAGAGCAAAGACAGTATTTATTTATTGCGACTTTAGTTTGACTTGGCTGTAATATGACTCACAAAATCTCAAGGACTGGcggttattttttttttatccctttTGCTAACTCGGGGCACATTTAACCCCTCATTGATGTTTGAACACTGAAATGTTAGTTAATGCcccagtttaaaaaataaataaaaaatatctcTGACTCGTGCAGGTCCACAACAGAGTTGACGGGGACGTTGGATAATTTTTTGTTTTGGCCTGGTCTGACTTTTTACCTTTTGTTTGACAAGCAGTAATATGAATCTCTAACATCATCTcaatctctccctgactctctccagGTCCACAACATGTACCGTGACACCGGGGCCAGTATTATATTCAGTCTGGTCCAAAAGTATTGGCATTTATATGGTCAAATGATATGAAAATAGGGAAGAAAATACCCTCtatctactgtaaaatatggtaaTAAATCTTTGATGtaatggggctattttgcttccgtCCTGGTgctcttgttaaggtcaacggcatcatgaactttacacAGTACCAGGACATTTATAAACCCTGGTTGCCTCTGCTAGAAGGTTGAAACATGGCCACAAGTGTATCTTTCAGTAAGACAATAACCCCCAAGGACACATcgaaatccacaaagaaatggttaattgaccacaaaaatcGGAATTTTTGCAATAACCATCTCAGTTTCCAACCATGATCGAACCCCATTGAAACCGGTGGTTTGAATTAAAGAAGGCAGTCCATAAGCGCATACataggatatcaaggatctggaaagattctgtatggaggaatgttcTAAAattcctcccaatgtgttctccaactcattaAAGATTTTAGAAAAAAAGCTCTGTGTCGTTATCCTACCAAGGGGAGGGTTCTGGGGTACAGGGGTGGCAATAATTGTTTTGCCCTtgttaaaatctatttttctgaGCAATTGTATAAAATATGAGTttcccatttttatttttttgcatacacaatgtagctcagtattttaattatttattttatagtgtTTTTTGCTTATCTTTATCAacggtgccaatcattttggacctgactgtatgtctgtatgtctctcaCACTAtttcgttctttctctctctccacgcgCAAAACATGTACCGTTGCACTGAAGGACagtactctttctctctgtcctccgtttgactttctcgctctctctctctctctattcagttCAAttgaaagggctttattggcatgaaaaccgtgtttacattgccaaaacaagtgaaataaacaaaagtgagaagacaaaacatcaacaaaaaatatgtttttctctaggagaggagaagacacaaaacatcaacaaaaaatgtttttctcTAGGAGAGAAAAGACCATATTCATTCTCAAGACCTCTGTATTACTTGCAGTAATATAACTCAAGCACCATGTCTCCCTGACAACATGTACCGTGGCGCCGGGCCAGTATTCTgtacttctctctcacacactagcTACAGTAATATAACTTGCACACCATGTCTCCCTGACAACATGTACCGTGGCACCGGGCCAGTATTCTGtacgtctctctcacacactagcTACAGTAATATAACTCACTCTAATAccatctctctgactctctccagGTGCACAACATGTACCGTGGCACTGGGGGCAGTATGAGTAAAGCCCAGGAGGAGTGGACCACCGGGGCCTGGAAGAACCCTCACGTCCAGCAGGCAGCGCAGCAAGCCGCTGTAGGGGTGGCGCAGGGAGCCATGCAGCAGCAACAACCCCAGTACTCACAGGCACCCACCTACAACTACGACGACCCGGGCATGTAGGGCAGGTTGGAGGAGAGTGTCAGGGTGGGAGATGGggggagtgtgagagggggggtgagatatagccagggtggaggggagggtgagataatgccagggtggaggggagggtgagataatgccagggtggaggggagggtgagatatagccagggtggaggggagggtgagatatagccagggtggaggggagggggagatatagccagagtggaggggagagtgagatatagtcagggtggaggagagggtgagagggaggtgagCTATAGCcagggtgccagtctgtttctcgTCAACTCCTTATGGAATCGTCAGTTGGCATGAGGGATAAAACGGAGCCACACAGGGTAGGTGAGGGACAGACCGAGATGAAAAGGGATGATCATCAAATGAGAACAAAATTCACAATTTAGGGTTCAATTCAGAATAGGATGATGTAATGTTTTGATTTTGCTCCAAAAGGTTTCCCTTAAGCATAGGAATAATATGTTTTACTGAACTCACACATCTATCCCTTAGCGTGGACCAACACTCCAACCATGCACATAGTTATTATTACACACAGTTCCACGCACGCTGAATTTCTCTGCTTCATTGTGCCAGACAGACACTTGCACTGCCCCGTAATTCTGATTCGCTTTGAATAGAAGAATATACAATACAGTCTTACTAGAGCCAATGCCATGTTTCAGAAAATATGATGGGTTATTGCTTTTGGAAGGATGTTGTATTTTATGGAAGGAGCTTAGCAGGAACTAGTAGGATTGTGATGTCTTTGTCTTTGAGAAACAGTTTAtacttgttgtttttttttttgcagtgctGTATCATTATAAAGTATAAACGTGgacacgacaacaacaacaacaacaacaaatgcaGGAAAATCTTATTTGAAGCGTATTTAAAAAAAGGATTAGAGAAATTTTGTCCATGTTGAATTTTTATCTAGATTCTCAGGAAAGGTGTGATATCCATCTACCTTGTTTTAGACATAGAAATGGATAGAAATACAATAGAAGTCTATTTCTAGTCTGTGTGTTTAGTTGCTGGATAGCTAATGGCTACATGTCAGTGTTTGGCTAGCATTGCCTAGAGTGAAAATACCAGACGGCTGTTGGCTTCTTCATCTCCAGTCACAAGTCATAACAAAGTCATGTT harbors:
- the LOC139376369 gene encoding secretory carrier-associated membrane protein 5 isoform X1, encoding MAENNFPPLPRFIPLRPCFYQDFNEIPDVHRSMCKKLYYLWIFNSATLAVNLIGCLAWMCGGGGATNFGMAILWLILFTPCSYVCWFRPIYKAFKTDSSFNFMAFFFVFMAQVVISIIQCIGIPGWGVCGWLATITFFSTNIGSAVVMLIPTIMFTAMAVLSFTGLTKVHNMYRGTGGSMSKAQEEWTTGAWKNPHVQQAAQQAAVGVAQGAMQQQQPQYSQAPTYNYDDPGM
- the LOC139376369 gene encoding secretory carrier-associated membrane protein 5 isoform X2 gives rise to the protein MAENNFPPLPRFIPLRPCFYQDFNEIPDVHRSMCKKLYYLWIFNSATLAVNLIGCLAWMCGGGGATNFGMAILWLILFTPCSYVCWFRPIYKAFKTDSSFNFMAFFFVFMAQVVISIIQCIGIPGWGVCGWLATITFFSTNIGSAVVMLIPTIMFTAMAVLSFTGLTKVHNMYRDTGASIIFSLVQKYWHLYGQMI